From Gemmatimonadota bacterium, the proteins below share one genomic window:
- a CDS encoding amidohydrolase family protein has translation MAEYKVISSDSHVFEPSDLWTSRVEARFRDRAPHVVRREEDNTDWWVCDGVKGVSGGSGGSQAGKRFVPEERDSMRFGDVMENVRPGAYLPEEHLKDLDLDGIDADVLYPTQGLLLYSIPDGELLTVLCRAYNDWLAEFCQPFPQRIKGVAMLNVDDVPESVRELERCAKLGLCGAMITVYPLEEHSYDSPEYEPLWAAAQDLGLPLSLHIATNRPAPGSPLADLEAVSTAFLTNVDYWVRMSLSHIIFTGVFERYPKLQIGSVEQELAWVPHFLERMDYNFIQRPATGGRQKFKEDMLPSDYFRRNVFLSFQEDALGIRDRALIGVDNILWGSDYPHPECTFPNSRQVLETILVDCSEEEKAKIVGGNTARIYHFD, from the coding sequence ATGGCTGAGTACAAAGTTATTTCATCCGATAGTCATGTGTTCGAGCCGTCGGATTTATGGACCAGTCGGGTCGAGGCCCGGTTCAGAGATCGGGCTCCGCATGTCGTCCGCCGTGAGGAAGACAATACCGATTGGTGGGTCTGCGACGGGGTGAAAGGGGTCAGCGGAGGGTCCGGCGGCTCACAGGCCGGCAAGCGATTCGTGCCCGAAGAGCGGGACTCGATGCGGTTTGGCGACGTCATGGAAAACGTCCGACCCGGAGCCTATCTCCCCGAGGAACATCTGAAAGACCTGGACCTGGACGGCATCGATGCCGACGTGCTCTATCCGACGCAGGGACTGCTGCTGTACAGCATTCCGGACGGTGAGCTCCTGACCGTCTTGTGCCGGGCCTATAACGACTGGCTGGCCGAGTTCTGCCAGCCCTTCCCGCAGCGGATCAAGGGCGTCGCCATGCTGAATGTTGACGATGTCCCGGAGAGTGTCAGGGAGTTGGAGCGCTGCGCCAAGCTGGGGCTGTGCGGCGCAATGATCACGGTCTACCCGCTGGAGGAGCATAGCTATGATTCTCCCGAGTACGAGCCGCTGTGGGCCGCGGCCCAGGATTTGGGCCTCCCGCTGAGCCTGCATATTGCCACCAACCGGCCCGCTCCAGGCTCGCCCCTGGCCGATCTGGAAGCGGTCAGCACCGCCTTTCTGACCAATGTCGATTACTGGGTGCGCATGTCGCTGTCGCATATTATTTTTACCGGGGTGTTCGAGCGCTATCCGAAACTCCAAATCGGGTCGGTCGAGCAGGAGTTGGCCTGGGTGCCGCATTTCCTGGAACGGATGGACTATAATTTCATTCAACGCCCGGCGACCGGAGGCCGGCAGAAATTCAAGGAAGATATGCTGCCGAGCGATTATTTCCGGCGGAACGTCTTCCTCAGCTTCCAGGAAGACGCCCTCGGCATCAGGGACCGCGCTCTCATCGGGGTGGATAACATCCTGTGGGGCTCGGACTACCCCCATCCGGAGTGCACCTTCCCCAA